aggagcctggagcccccaggccctgggctgAGGCCTCAGCAatcccccagcagtgcccatggcctgtccctgctgcagccccggcactgccacccccagggctgtgcctggccctgagagcactcaggccctgcagcaacaccagggccaccagggcagcggggcagggccagggcagcagcattggcaacaccaagtgctgctgctgctgggcacagctgctgggccagccctgatctgcccccagctctgcacacagacattgctgcactgtgcagagaaggcaacaaaaggggGATCTCCAGGGAAAACTTTGCTGGACTGTGGCAGTGAGGAGCTATGTTCTTGACAGCTTCATATgaaagaaatcctttttttcatttaaaggtATCAAGAGCACAGCTCCTCGCTGACAGGAGGAGGACAGGTCTACAGGTCACAGTGGACATgtggagaaacaaaatgagataTGGCAAAATTGATTGCTTTCATTTAGGAACAACATTAAAAAAGgtaaacaaccaaaaaaaaggtCCGAAATGAAACCAACAAGAAGTATCAAAGACAACTTttattacaaattatttttagaaactgTCCAGCAGTTTAATGTTTCTTACATTGTCTAGTCATCagtctccacactgcagccttgagctcctggttcctcaggctgtagatgagagggttcagggctggaggcaccaccgagTACAGAAGTGTCACTGCCACATCtagggatggggaggacatggaggggggcttcaggGAGGCAAAAATGCCAGTGCTGACAAAGAGGgagaccacagccaggtgagggaggcaggtggaaaaggctttgtgccgtccctgctcagaggggatcctcagcacagccctgaagatctgcacataggagaaaacaatgaacacaaaacagccaAATACCAAAAAGACAGTAACAGCAAGAAGACCAAGTTCCCTGAGGCAGGAttgtgagcaggagagcttgaggatgtgtgggatttcacagaagaactggcccaggacatttccatggcacaggggcagggaaaatgtattggctgtgtgcagcagagcattgagaaaggcactggcccaggcagctgctgccatgtgggcacaagctctgctgcccaggagggtcccgtagtgcaggggtttgcagatggacacgtagcggtcgtagcacatgatggtcaggaggAAATATTCTGCTCCAATgaagaacataaagaaaaagagctgtgcagcacatcctgagtatgagatgttcctggtgtcccagaaggaattgtgcatggctttggggacagtggtgcagatggagcccaggtcgctgagggccaggttgagcaggaagaagaacatgggcgtgtgcaggtggtggccgcaggctatggcgctgatgatgaggccgttggccaggagggcagccagggagatgcccagcaagaggcagaagtgcaggagctgcagctgccgtgtgtctgccaatgccagcaggaggaagtgcctgatggagctgctgttggacatttgctggggctgcactTTGGGACCTGTTCATGGAGAAAGGACAGGGATAAGTCAGGAGAGGCTGCTTTGAGCCAAAGCTGGGCCATTTCCTGCAGACTGTCCCACTTGGACTCACCCAcccctgttcctgctctgggaaatcGTTCACCCAGGTCCCTTCCTGGGCTCCAGTTGTGCTGGCTgagtgtgccaggagcagccaggcgTGTGCATGGGGGCTCTTGAGGAGccatctctgccctgctgccctgggtttGTGGCCATGTGGCAGAGGGATAAGGCTGGATATTCAGGATTAGTTAGGGGAATCACTCCTAATATTGACAGGCTTGGTAGCATCTGCACTCCTACTTCTATAGGACATAGATGGCAGGAGCTGGTTTTAGGAATTATTTTCCTACCCACACATCTTTCCTGGCTCTCTGAGTCAGAAATccccagcatttctgctgcactcTGAGTTTGCCACTGCGAGATGAGAGAGGCAAAGGATTCCCTGTGGCTGTGGGTGaggggctggatgggcttgttcccagctgccctggctttgCACCTTAAGCTGCAATCAGAGCACAATCACACTCCTGGGTCACCCTGGGATAAACCAGACCTGCCCAGATCAGAGGATCCCTGAATGTCTCACCCTCTCTCAAGGTCCCTGGGCAAGGTCTCAGCACCCCCTTGTGCCAAGGACACTCACAGCTCCCTGGACAAACCCAGCAGtatttcctcagctctggcagctctgcccttccccgTGGGACATTCAGGGAAATTccagaggctctggcacagatttgcACCCAGAagggcagctcagagcttggaagggcacagcaaggagatccctggctgtgcccatgaTGGGATCTCAGGGAGGGGGCTCAGctcatttccctttcccatggACTGCTTTGctcacagccccacaggtgccagggaAACTTGGACACCCCATTCCCAtggacagccctgcctggcaggaatgccaagggcagtgcctgactcagctgctgcaaatgccagagcctccctgggagcagcaggtaACAGGGTCAAtatcagggcagggcagaaccAAGAGAAGATGTtgtggtgctgtgcctgagagggcagggcagagacagcCGAGCACTCAGGACAGTGTTCccatgcccagctgtgcccggcATGCCCGGCACCTCCCACACACCAACagtgccctcctgcccccagcactgctctcttcAGCCCCCTCTCATTCCCTGAGCATCTCCCTGGGCCTGCACATTCcctcctgtgtgccctggccGGGGCCCTACAGAAacctgcctgtgtgcagggccctggctggggcaggctctgtgtgcagctgggcaagggcagctcaggagagccctgttgggccctgcagaggtgatgctgctgctgtccagggctgaggagtggctgagggccCTTTGGGAGGCTCCCAGCAAAGAGACTGACCACTCAAAGTTACAGTTCTGCAGTCCCTGTAAATGTTCAAACATTACTTTGATGatcctgtgtgtccctttcaactcagaatgttctgtgattctgggattacAATTCCTGTTCTGCTTCTCTCATCCCCCTGTTGTCTGtaatccaaagagaaaaaaagaaaaaacccttgCAGCAGTGTTAGAACAGTAAAGTAAAAACGAGACATTTATTGGAAGCTTCCAGGTGTCCCAGTCAGGATGTGGTACACCCAGCTCCTGATTTCAATGATTTATTAAGGTTGATTAATTAGGATATTTAACTGGAACATCCAAAAGGAGATTCAGTTTCCCTGGTTACACACCCCTGGGTCAACCCATTGGAGTAGGTGCAAAGGCTTCTTTGCCTTCACTTTTTATAATGACTGCTCATATTCTGCTCATTCTCAAAACACAAAATGCTCCTATATGTCCAGTTCCTAGAAGACTATATAGTACTTCAGGACTATATAAAAGAATAAGACTATATAGAATTTTAGGAATATATTTACACAGTCAGGGTTTTAAGAGAAAATAAGGAAACACACTAGAGTTAATTAAGGATTATGGTTATATAAGTATATAATAGTAGTTTAATACAGTTAAGAGTTTAATAGAGTTAAGTAAGGATTAGAGTATTATAACTATAAATTAGTAATTTAGAGAGCTATGAATATAGAAAAgtgtataaaatacaaaaatctttTTGTCACCACCCCAACGTTCCCATCTTTCTCCAAGTAGGAAATTGAAAACACTCTCAGGAAAGCTCCTGATCTTTCCAGCAATCCCTCGCTTACCTTCTTTGGGAAGTGTcctccagagctgtgcccaggctggtctggagctggaagcagccctgccccacccagcccctctcagcagcagcccctgcccagctcagggtggCTCCTTCCCCCcacagcttctccccagcactgggagcagctccctgggccggctgagagctgtccctggcaggcagcagagtccctgccccagcacagcgccctgggctgcaggaccctgctctgcaggacagccctgggcatccctggctgcagccccggctgctcagccctgcagcagagcctggcaacaggagctgccttgggctgtgcctgggctggggcagcagggaaagccagcCCGGCCCTGGggccagagccctgccctggagcagctctgagagtcCTCCTGAAAGGTCCTCAAAGCTGTGGgatgtgccagctccaggagatCCCTGCAGGAACGGCAGCTTctcttcccacagccagggaaCGACTGCTTCAAAGCTGGGCTGATTTCTGCTCTAGTGAGCCCTgagtgagctctgctctgtgctcccagcccaggctgagtttaacccctctgtgcccctgtgctgtgcccggggtggctgcaggcagtgccccagccctgctgggctgtgcacaggagctgctcctggccagagctgtctctctgcagcgctgcccttgccaggagctgcctctgtgccaggagcctcTCTGCAGGTTTTTGAAAGGattttgcattttgcttttgccttggtgtctctgagaggtttgtgcaatcatggcctccaattatctgctgtaattagtccctgCAGAGtctttgtcagtaacaacactcagtggTCTCATTTATGCTTCAAGGTACTTCAGTTATTTGaaggtacttggtgtttcccttttgatacagactctgtgaggggtttgtgcaatcatggccccaattatctgctttaatgaGTCCCTTGAGAGCTTTTAACTGAAATTTAGCAGGGCTCATTAATGCTTTGAGATACTCAAGGTTTTAAGGTACTTTATGGATTTAAGAATACTTTTAGGTACTTTTAAGGATTTCCTTGCCCACActgagtctctgagaggtttttgtgccatcctgacctccagttctctcctccaaggagtccatgaggagcctgtgttgggtatctttcccctttctgttttacaaccaagatggaactgaaagaattttgtaagacTTTCTGAAAGCATCCAAACAAACATGAGACAATTAACAATACAACAACagctaagaaaataaatgtccTGTTTTAAATAGACATCATCCAACCCTTTAGTCCCTTGGACTGGAAGAGTTTGTTGAACCAGTCTTTCTTTTCCACTTGAAGCTTCTTGAATCTTTCAAGTACCTAAATGCTCTTGTGGATTGACTCACTGTGGATGgagaggttcatgcaacacatgccCTCAGAGTCTACACAGCCatgcccctgtgcccagagtAAAAACTCTATCACTGTTCTGCAAGGTGGCATGTCTGATGGTCTCTATGTCTGAGAGCAGGCCACTCAATGTGAGGGAGGTAGCATTGGTTTGCTTACTTAACAGGCACCCAAGATGGTCTAATTGTCCTAaagctttagctgcagccacccaaggtAGTCCACACTGGGGATGCTACCATCCAATACCTGGATTAAAGCTTGCAAAGCCATCTCTTTGATATCATCCAATACTTCTCTAGGGATACCTGCTGCTTGGTCATCTGGTAGGCTGTGTTGTCCTTCTTCAGTTAGATGGTTGATTCCGCTCTTGCCTCATTATTAGCATAGTCGCTATTAATTGATTTAGTAAACACTTCCATCCCCCTTCCCGCAGGGTGTATTCTGTAGGTGACAACAACATGgtcataatatattttaaatcataggGAGTTAAGACATGTGCAGTAAACATGGCCCTCATTAGTCCATTAAAACAAGGGAAGTCCCTCCTATTGCCTTTAGCTGCCCTACACAGATCCTTGATTTCCCCTCAAACCAATGGCTGATACCTGGGATTCTGCCCCCTTCTTTCATAACATACCGGGGCAACAAGTAGTTTTGAGACGATTTGCCAGTCTCCTTCCTTAACTGCTTCTTTCCAGATCATTTCCCAGGGATCTTCTGGGGTTAAAGGGGTGAGGTGGCTCTGGAGAATCCAAACTATTTTCTAAGGAGGAAGAATAACTTGTAGGAGAAACATTTGGATTAGAAATAGTGTGACAGTTGGGCTTAGTATCTTTGACCACGGGGTCATATTGTTGCCGGAGGGTGAGGCAAAGGGCACTGCCATTTTGTCAGGTGTTGGGGAGGAAGGGCCTTGATTTAGGATGGCAAACAACTGGACTGCATTCTGGAGGCATGGCCCAGGGTGGAGGGGAATGATTGACAGTGGGGGTGTGACCCACAGTTGTGGGGGTGGAGTCTGGAGGTTTGTTCAGGGCGGAAGAGAAGGTTGTGGTAGCAGGAAATGGAAGAGCCAAGATGGAGGGAGGATGATTGGGCTCTCGAGCTACGTTCAGGCTCCTTCCACCTTAACTCTCCAGGGCATGATACTCCAAGAGAGCATGGCCATCGCCATCTTGAACCATCGTGGAAAGTCTGATAAAGGCAGGTTTGGGGCGAGGTCCCGAGTTAGGATTGACCAATGGATTGAGTTTTCAACACACTGCTGGCTGGTGAAGGGTCTCAAGGGTGGTGTGGATGATGGGGAGTATGTGGGATGCAATGGAGTCCCTTTTGATCAAAAGGTTGTACAATTTAAGTTCCACTTAGTCTCAAAATTCAGTGGTATGGATTTCGACACCAGAGGTGTCTGGAAATTTTTTAATGATCCACCTCATGATTGATTTTTATTcgttctttgaaaatatttcatcatgACCAGTGAGAATTAAAGCATCCATATACACTCCTTTCTACTGTGGACATATGGCTggccatttttctttctttgccttATGGAGAAGAGCCACCGCAACACCTCACATTAATTATGGGACATGGGTGCATACTGTAAAACCACAGTGGCAAAATGGGCAATAAATATCTTGcatttccccaaacccacctgcaatCCTATGCAGGTGAAACCATCGTTGTCCCTGCCGGTCCTGGGCAAGGTCCCTTGAAGCAACGATGAATCCACCAGGCCCGACACAATCCAAAATCCCAGGAAGCACTGGCCTATCCATCAGCTAACCCCAGCTGACATGACTGACACAGGGAGCCCTGAATGTCATGGTCCCTGTTTGGGCGCCAAATGTCCCAATGAGGGTGGCTGTGACAAACATCCCTGGCTCCCTGAGTTCAGGGTGAGTGtggtgaaaataaaaaggagcagGATCAATGGAGTTGTTTCAAAGGAACTTTAAtaacagggtgaaaaataataaacatggAGAAGTCCAGCACAGTACAAGGGGCAGGATCCTAAAACCTGAGACAAAGGGGAAGCAACAACATAGATACTTGGGGCTAGAAAACTAGAACAATAATCATATAGAAGAAATAAGTAACCAATAAACCAATAAGGGAGTAGAACTTGGACAACTTAACATAACAACACTAAAGGCTTATGGGGGATTTCTCAAGCTCACCCTAAGTTAAAAGAATGATTCCTAGGACTTGAAACTCACGTCCAGTTCTTCCGGGGTAAAATCTGTCTGACTCTGAATTACAGCCGGGCTAACTCCCACATTGCTGATTTGCACTGGCCCCTTGGGACCATGCGGCCCAACAGAGCCACAATGATGTCCTTGGTTCCACGcggctccacagtgtcacaatggtcccttggatCCATGGTGCTTTGCAGTGTTCCAATGGCTCCTTCATTTCACAAGGCTCCCAAATGTCACATTGGTCTCCATAGGAAGAAATCCATGGAGCGCCCAGGTTTCAGCAGCTGATGAATGGCAACCACCAGAGGCAAAGGCAAGCctgacctgtctgtcctggcaggtttGCTTGAGCAACCCTTGGATATTCAAAATTATGAATGTGGAATCCTAATTTAGAACATTTGTGCCTGGAGAAGGATGATTTTTTCCATACAAAGAAAAGCTAAGAGCCCTTTCCAGTATTCGGAAAATAGGTGAATGCTGGCACTAAGGAGTTAAAgaccagccagacctgtctgtcctggcacatTTTGTCTGGCAGCAATCCTTCCATACACAgaaatttggaggtggaatCCAAAGTTTGGCCATGGACGCCTGAAAAAAatggacagttcttttccataaaaagaaaagcccagGGCCCTAGTGTTTCAGGGGCAGATGGGAGTGGCCTTCCACATTCCAAGGTCAGCCAGACCTGTCAGATGACCCCTGGGAGACCAAGGCAGTCATACCTATTTCATGTTCCCTTGCTtccacagggccctgcagtgtcacagtaGCTCCTTACTTCCATGATGCCCTCAGGTGTCATAATGGCCCCTTGGTTACGCAAGTCCTTAAGGATCTTAATGGTACCtatggttccacaaggccccacagtgtcctAATGGTCTTTGGGTGCCATGAAGCCCTTCTTTATCaccatggccccttggttctATTGGGGCCCAGTAGTGCAACAATAATcctcttggttccacaagtTCATATaatgtcacaatggccccttccTTCCATGAGCCCCTGCAGGATCGCAATGgccctttggttccatggggccccacagtgtcacaatggtctccatgattccatggggcCTTGCAATGCTCTCCACAGATCCACggtgccctgcaggatcacaACAGCCCTTTGGTTCCACAAAGCCCCGCTGCTTCACACTGGCCCCTTGGGACCATGCGGCCCACCAGACCTACAATgatgtccttggttccatgaggccccacagtgtcacaatggtccaTTGCATCCATGGTACTCTGCAGTGTCACTATGATGCCCTGCATTTCACAAGGCTCCtgagtgtcacaatggtctccatggctCCTCAagaccccacagtgtcacagtggccccttggatccatggcactcacagtgtcacaatgatccccttggttccacaggtTCCTGCAGTGTAACAATGCCCTTTGGCTCCACAACatgctgcagtgtcacaatggactaTAGGAAGGAAACAAGTTAGCCCCAGTGGTGCAGGGTCAGATGAGAGGCagtcaccagaggccaaggctgGCAAGACTTGACTGTTTTGGTAGATTTTTTTGGAGAGTAACCCTTGAATATAGGGAATTTTAGAGGTAGAATCCTAATTTTGGCCATGTGAGCCTAGACAAGAAAGAGAGTTCttttccacaggaaggaaagcacagagccccactACTTCATGGTCAAATGGGAAGTGGCCCTTGGCATGTCAAATTCAGTGGGACCTGTCACACAGTCCCCAGGAGGCCAAACCAGGCAAACCTGTTCCatgttccctttttttaaaatggttcCCCACACTGTCACAACGGTCTCCTTCATTCCACGAAgtcttgcagtgtcacaatggcttcTTGGTTTCACGAGCCCCAACAGAGTCACAGGGTTCCCTTGGCTCCATGcggccctgctgtgtcacaataGCTCCTTGTTTCTATGGACCCCAGTGTTTGATTAGGACCCTTGCGCCCATAG
The genomic region above belongs to Ammospiza nelsoni isolate bAmmNel1 chromosome 19, bAmmNel1.pri, whole genome shotgun sequence and contains:
- the LOC132081952 gene encoding olfactory receptor 14I1-like, with the protein product MSNSSSIRHFLLLALADTRQLQLLHFCLLLGISLAALLANGLIISAIACGHHLHTPMFFFLLNLALSDLGSICTTVPKAMHNSFWDTRNISYSGCAAQLFFFMFFIGAEYFLLTIMCYDRYVSICKPLHYGTLLGSRACAHMAAAAWASAFLNALLHTANTFSLPLCHGNVLGQFFCEIPHILKLSCSQSCLRELGLLAVTVFLVFGCFVFIVFSYVQIFRAVLRIPSEQGRHKAFSTCLPHLAVVSLFVSTGIFASLKPPSMSSPSLDVAVTLLYSVVPPALNPLIYSLRNQELKAAVWRLMTRQCKKH